In a genomic window of Bacillota bacterium:
- a CDS encoding metal ABC transporter permease — MNAAVVGHFLSDLGNYDFLQRAFLAGSLVGVGAPLVGLYLVLRRLALIGDGLGHTALAGTAAAWLVGGQPLAGSVAAALAGAAGVEAVSRRMRGHDDAALAMLFYGALALAAILISLSPAGGQGLQAALFGSILTVSASDLVWIAAVVALTLVALAAMGRGLFLAAWDEEAARAEGWPVDRYRLALVLLTALTVAVGMRVVGVLLIAALLTLPAIGALLGARSFREARWAAATIGLLSVWLGIAASDVLNLAPGGTIVLAALLLTGLFTSVGRLRAGRA, encoded by the coding sequence ATGAACGCCGCCGTCGTCGGCCACTTCCTCTCGGATCTGGGGAACTACGACTTCCTGCAGCGGGCCTTCCTGGCCGGCTCGCTGGTGGGGGTGGGAGCGCCGCTGGTGGGCCTCTACCTGGTCCTCCGCAGGCTGGCGCTGATCGGCGACGGGCTGGGGCACACCGCGCTGGCCGGGACCGCCGCCGCCTGGCTGGTGGGAGGCCAGCCGCTGGCGGGATCGGTCGCGGCCGCCCTGGCCGGCGCGGCGGGTGTGGAGGCGGTCTCGCGCCGCATGCGCGGCCACGACGACGCCGCTCTGGCCATGCTCTTCTATGGCGCCCTGGCCCTGGCCGCCATCCTGATCTCGCTCTCGCCGGCCGGCGGCCAGGGACTCCAGGCGGCGCTCTTCGGCTCGATCCTGACCGTCAGCGCCTCCGACCTGGTCTGGATCGCCGCCGTGGTGGCGCTGACGCTGGTGGCGCTGGCCGCCATGGGGCGCGGGCTCTTCCTGGCCGCCTGGGACGAGGAGGCGGCGCGGGCGGAGGGTTGGCCCGTCGACCGCTACCGGTTGGCGCTGGTCCTGCTGACCGCACTGACGGTGGCCGTGGGCATGCGGGTGGTGGGGGTCCTCCTGATCGCCGCCCTGCTGACGCTGCCCGCCATCGGGGCGCTGCTCGGCGCGCGCTCCTTCCGCGAGGCGCGCTGGGCGGCGGCGACGATCGGCCTCCTCTCCGTGTGGCTGGGCATCGCGGCCTCCGACGTGCTCAACCTGGCACCGGGGGGCACCATCGTGCTGGCAGCGCTCCTGCTGACCGGCCTCTTCACCTCCGTGGGCCGTCTCCGCGCCGGTCGCGCGTAG